GTTGGGTGCCGACGCAGGTACTTTTCACGCTTTGACCGCCGGCGTGCAATGCGCTACAATATATGCACATCCTGCTGGTCGGAGTGTGGCCATGCCCATATATGAATATCGCTGTCCGGACTGCGGGGCGGTGTTCTCGAAGATGCGCCCCATGAGTCAGGCGGATGCGCCGGTGGAGTGCGAGCAGTGCGGGAAGCAGAACGCCCGGCGCATGCTGTCGCGCATTGCGGCAGTGCGCCGCGGGGACGGCGCCGGCGCGGGCGGCGGAGGATGCGCCGGCTGCAGCTCCGCAAACTGCAGTACCTGCGGACGTTAAGCATCCATCTCTATCTCTAAGGAGGGGCTTTCCATGACAGGACCCAGGGCCAAAGTGGTTCATTACACACGGGTGCCGGCGCAGGAATTCGGCGACGAAGCCCCCGGCGTCACCATCCGCTGGCTGATTGACGAGGAACACGACGGCGCGCCGTATTACGCCATGCGGCTGATCGAGGTGGCGCCCGGTGGACACACTCCCCGCCATGCCCATCCCTTCGAGCATGAGAATTTCATCCTGGAGGGGAAGGGCCGGCTCCTTATTGGCGAGACCTGGCACGAGGTGGGGCCAGGAGATGTGGCATTCGTCCCGCCGGGGGTGGAGCACACGTACGAGAACGCCGGCGATGGGCCGTTCAAGTTCCTCTGCTCCATTCCTGTGACGAGCATCCTATCCGGCAAACGGTAAAGCGCTATCGAAGCAGGCCGGCCAAAAGAACAGGGCACCCTGATCGGGTGCCCTGTTTGTGGTTTCCGCAGAGGATAGCTGGCGAAGGGCTCAATCCTCGCCGCAGGAGCAGGCGATTTTCTCGCTCTTTTTGGTGCTCTCGCCGGCGCTCTCCTTTTTGTGCCCGTTGCCGTTGTCCTTGATCTCACCGGGCACCGCAGTGGGCGACTTCGCCCGATGATCCGTGCAGTACCAACCCGAACCCTTGAACACAATTCCCACAGGCTGGAAGACGCGGCGCACCGTCCCATCGCACTCCGGGCAGTGCGTCAAAGGAGGCTCAGAGAAACTCTGTTGACGCT
This DNA window, taken from Anaerolineae bacterium, encodes the following:
- a CDS encoding zinc ribbon domain-containing protein, which codes for MPTYVYQCDQCGLQFERQQSFSEPPLTHCPECDGTVRRVFQPVGIVFKGSGWYCTDHRAKSPTAVPGEIKDNGNGHKKESAGESTKKSEKIACSCGED
- a CDS encoding zinc ribbon domain-containing protein; translation: MPIYEYRCPDCGAVFSKMRPMSQADAPVECEQCGKQNARRMLSRIAAVRRGDGAGAGGGGCAGCSSANCSTCGR
- a CDS encoding cupin domain-containing protein; protein product: MTGPRAKVVHYTRVPAQEFGDEAPGVTIRWLIDEEHDGAPYYAMRLIEVAPGGHTPRHAHPFEHENFILEGKGRLLIGETWHEVGPGDVAFVPPGVEHTYENAGDGPFKFLCSIPVTSILSGKR